A genomic stretch from Setaria viridis chromosome 1, Setaria_viridis_v4.0, whole genome shotgun sequence includes:
- the LOC117844834 gene encoding uncharacterized protein, with amino-acid sequence MAPPAPPAGACELLLPAAPAHAPEEHQAPPPPPPHHGRDVAKSRRHGPRTQGAGARILSVGVQAAVMAAAIAIFLLFAAASALLLLVLVVAARAFHHHRGSRYRVPSLDPSSPAPSPLRTGLSPADLLRLPSFAFPSGSSPRDGDGTPNTVCAVCLEAATAGERWRAMPACRHAFHAACVDRWLARSPACPVCRAAVAAPTS; translated from the coding sequence ATGGCCCCGCCCGCTCCCCCAGCCGGCGcgtgcgagctcctcctccccgccgcgcccgcgcacgcgccggaggagcaccaagctcctcctcctcctcctcctcaccatgGCCGGGACGTCGCCAAGAGCCGGCGTCACGGCCCCCGCACCCagggcgccggcgcgcgcaTCCTGTCCGTCGGCGTGCaggcggcggtgatggcggcCGCGAtcgccatcttcctcctcttcgccgcggcgtccgcgttgctcctcctcgtcctcgtcgtcgccgcgcgcgccttccaccaccaccgcggcaGCCGCTACCGCGTCCCGTCGCTCGACCCTTCTtcccccgcgccgtcgccgctccgCACGGGGCTCTCGCccgccgacctcctccgcctccccagcTTCGCCTTCCCCTCCGGCTCCTCCccgcgcgacggcgacgggacCCCCAACACCGTGTGCGCCGTGTGCCTCGAGGCCGCGACCGCCGGTGAGCGGTGGCGCGCCATGCCGGCCTGCCGGCACGCGTTCCACGCCGCCTGCGTCGACCGGTGGCTCGCCAGGTCGCCCGCCTGCCCCgtctgccgcgccgccgtcgccgccccgacGAGCTGA